In Fragaria vesca subsp. vesca linkage group LG1, FraVesHawaii_1.0, whole genome shotgun sequence, the sequence GATCCAAATCCTCTTTGCAGCTACAACATCACCTGTATTATTCACAGGTACACGATAAACCTTCCCTGATCCACCTTTTCCAATCACATTGCCTTCTGTCAACCCTGACAAGATTTCTGAAGAGGTGAAACTGAGCTTCTGAAATGAAGTGAGTTTCCAGTTTGCGTCTGATCCATCCTTCTTTCTCCTGTATCCTCTAACACAGAAGACTATTAAGAACAGAACCAACAGGAACAACACCGCGCATAGACTTAAGATCAAAGCTAGAGACAGCTTTGAAATCTTGCTGGAGGTTGGTGATCTAGAGCATATATTGACATTCAACCAACTGGTGCTTGCACATAGACCAGTATTGTTCAAGAAGCTTCTCTCATTCGCAGAGTTTTCAAGTGAAGTTGGTATCTCGCCAGTGAGGAGATTTGAAGACAGGTTTAAATTGTTGAGTTTCAGAATGGCAAGTTGATTTGGAATCTCGCCAGAAAATTGGTTTTCTGAAAGGTCCAACTCAGTAAGAGATGGCAAAACACCAAGTTCCTCTGGAATTGGTCCGGAGAGTTGATTTCTGCTCAGATCAAGAATGTTTAGTGACTCCCATGATACAATATCTGATGGAAGTGGCCCGCTAAGCCGATTCTGATGAAGGAGAAGACTCGCCAACCTCGGAAGAGTAGTTAATTCCTGAGGAATAGTGCCATTCAAGAGGTTGTTACCAGCATCAAAAGATTGCAGCTTCTTGCAGGAAGACACCCCTCTTGGAATCTGACCTGAAAACTTGTTGTCAGCTATATCCACCCATAGAAGATTATGTGACATCTTCTCAGGAAGCTCACCGGTAAGTGAATTGTTGCTCATCAGCACATAACTCAAGTTCAATGCATTCCACATACCATTAGGAATGTCCCCAGATAACTTGTTATCATAAACTGCGACTGTCATCAGACTATCACAATTTTCAAGAGAGCTTGGTAGCCCCCCAGTGAGACTATTCTCATAAGCAACAACTCCCACAAGCTTACCATTTTTACACAAACCGTCTGGCAGCTTCCCGGTAAGCCTATTCACCGAAACCTGGAAGTCTTCAAGCGGCGAATGCTTACCAAGCTCTGGAGGAATTGTACCTGACAAGTTCATGTTGAACATTTTGAAAATCAGAAGATTTGGCAGGAGGCCAATTCCCTCTGGAATCTCACCTGAAATACCACCATTGTAGAACAAACTCATGTCTGTCAACTTAGTAAGATTTCCGAAACCTTGTGGTATTGGCCCTGTGAGATTGTTCTCTGAGATGTTGATGATGGTCAAGTTGCATGCTTCAACCACTTGAGGAATCACCCCTGAAAATCTGTTCTTGAAGAGATAGATAATGCTCAAATGCTTCAACAGTAACACACCCCTTGGTATTTTCTCGCTCAAGTTGTTTGTCGACATATCCAATTCTTCAAGTGCTTCCATTTCTCCAACAGACTCCGGTATCTCTCCTATCAAATTCGCTTCACGAATCCTCAATATCTTCATCTTTTTGAACTTGGTGAATTCAAAAGGAAGCTTCCATGGCGCCATTTTGGGAAGCCAAGAGAGCCAGAGGAACTCAAGGTTGGAGAGGTTACCTATTTCTGCAGGGACAGAGCCGTTGAGCTGGTTCATGTATATATGCAAAGTTGTCAGCTCCTTTAAGTTCCCAATAGAGGCAGGAATGTCACCGGAGAAGTTGTTCCTGGCGAGGATGAGCGTCTGAAGCTTAGGCAATCTGTCGATGCCATCAGGAATAGTTCCCACAAAGTAGTTCTGCGAGAGGTCTAGGTACTCTAACTTGGAGCAGTTGTAGAGAGACAAGGGAAAATCTCCCGGGAGGTAGTTATCACCAAGGTCAAGGTGTGTGAGGTTGTTGAGGTCACAAATGAAGGATGGAACTTGAAGGGTGAGGTTTACGTTGTAGAGAACTAATCTGGTAACGGAGTTCTCGGTGCAGGTGATCTCTGGCCAGCTACAGTGGGAGCTAGAGTTTGATGATGAAGTCCAATGGCTGAGGGCCGGTGGAGATAGCCAATATGACTTTAACTTAAGCAGGACTACTAGTTCCTTGTCTTGAAGGGACTGAGAGTTGGCATGAATGAGGAAGATGAAGAAGAGAAGGGTGTAGAGAGAAGGGTTTGGTATAGTCATTTGGATATGGAGGTCTGAAACCTCAGACCTCAGGTTTCAGAGGTGTTTCTGAACTTTTGAGGATGGATGATTTAGAACAAAACAAGATATACAGTTAGGAACTTATGATCAAATCATTTTGAGAGGTGTGAAAGCCAGTGGTGGATCCAGGATTTCAACCCCAGTTGGGCTTGAACTTCCTAACCAAGAAAAAAAATAAGCATGAAACGAATAAATAACATCACATTACAATTATGCGTGTGAAAATTAAGTTTTAATTCACACAACCTTAAATCATAATTCCCTGCATCTATGATGCTTAGCCTCCAACATCAATCAACAGAAAACTTAGAAATCGTAACCCAAAGTCCCTAACTCGATTCAACACTCTAAATTTCAACAAATTGTATTCATACACATCAAATTCCAAACAATTATAATAACAGTAACAACTAACAACAATTCAATACAGCCTAAAAACCCAGTCAAACACAACATGAGCTAATTCCAGCTTCTCTTGAGTCTTGAGTAAAGACTAAGGAGATTAGGAGAAGCAGATCTATTAAAGTGAGAAAGAGGACTCACGGAGCCACGGACGGAGGGCTTAACGGAGGTAAACGGTGGAGCCGTGGTCGTGGAGGACTGGAGGGCCTGGAGGGAGTGGACTAGTGGAGGCGGCGAGTCGATGTGAGACACTGACAGTGAGACTGTGAGAGGAAGAGAGAAATCGGAGAATGAGAGAAGACTCAGAAGAGAAGAGATGCTGGGAACTGAAAAGGATTAGCCGATTAGGGATTAGGCCATTAGGGTGGGTATATCAAAAAAACAAAAAAAAAAACATGGGTTGAGCTTGGGTATATAACACAAAATAAAAATTTGGCCCAAAATTCTTGGTTGGGCTTGAGCCCCAAGGCCTGTACTGCCTCCTCCCCTGATCATGGCATTTGGCAACTAGTAGCGTGCGAGGGTGCCCAGCGAGGAAACACGTGGAGCGCGCACAGGACGACCCCACCATGCTTATCGTTACCTACGAAGCCGAGCACCGTCACCCTCACCCGCAGCCTAACTCAGTCCCCGCCGGTGCTGTGGGTCTCGTGTTCCAATCATCTTGATGAGGAAACAGTGGTGTAAGTGAACGTGACCGTTGAAAAAGCGCCGTGACAATGGAGCTGTGGAACAGCAGGTGAAGTTAGAAGCCCACTGACAGTCAAACGAAGAAAAGTCGATGTCAAAAATATACGGTGTAATTGGGGAAGGGAGAGGGGTATGGATTGTAAATTACGAAAGAAAGAAGGGTGGAATATAATTTTGTGGATCTTGAAATATTAAATTAATTCTTTTTTTTTTGTTTGCTTTGATGATGGGTGTTTGGATTCGTTGAAATCTAGTCACGCGCGCAAAAATTCAAAAAGGGAGAAAGTGGGGTTTGTCAACATCATTATGACCCGCTCTTTCCCGCGCGAGATTTATGTTCATAATTTTTCTTTCTTATTTCTCATTTTTAATGTATTAAGGTGCAAAATCTATATAAATTTAATTTAAAATATTTAACAATAAATCACTTATCATAATAGTAAAAATATATCTTTTATGTTTTTTCTCCTTGATTATTTCTTTCATTTTTTTCCTAATCTACTTTTTTCATCAAAGATAGAACAGAGCAAATTTTATAGGGTCTTTTGTAGATAATGTGTGAACTGCGAAACCTAATCTATTCTTTTTTTTTCAGCCAAAAAAAAAAATGGCCCGAGCCCAAAACTGTTTTTTACTGTATATAAACAGTAAATCACTGTAAATGAACAGTGATCAACAAATAGATATATAGTAAATAACTTACTTTTATCTAATTTACTTGCGATGAATTAACCGACTCTAACAATAGAAGAACTATGGTTACGAGAAGTGTAGGGAAAATCAGTCAGGCCTTTCTTGGCTGCTATGCTAGTGCTTCGCTTGTACGAGCCTTTTCATCCCTAAGAAAGAACAATGGGTAGTCCAAGTTAAGTCTCGCACTGCCTAAAATGGATCTGCTAATTTTTCAGGAAAAGGGTGAAAATGCAACTGTCAACTACTGTAAATGGGTGAAAACCGAAGTCTCACGGTCTCACCTACTCTAAATGCTCTCCCCATTGCTAACAGTGAAAGCAAACCACAACATGGTGAAGAGCCAATGCATAGATATCACTCCAATGACAGTACAAACTAGACCTACATAGCTCCTATACGATTGAGTTTCCCAACGAGGATGGGAATAGCTTTCACACAATGTAACAGCTGCAACAAAAGGCAGAATTCATTTCCCTTTTCCGGAGTCCTACATTAGTTTCTGATAATGCCAACTCCACTAAATCTCGTTGGTGAAGCCTTATTGCTGAACTACATACACATCAATGGAAATGCATGAGTTAGTCAAATTTCACAGAAGAATAGATCTTCCTAACAAACCAGAAGCAGGCGCAGAAGCCTATTGTCCCCGTCAGGACAAAGAATGCAAAGGATCCCATTAACATGTACCCGAAATAGATGATGACAGGAACAAACTTCTCAATCTCCAGAGGGGTGAAGAAATAGAATGTGGAGTATGCAAACATGTACAGACCAGAGGAGCCAATGGTCAAGTATGCTCTCCACCACCAATTGTAATCTTCGCTGCGAAGTTGGAAGTAGCACAGTAGAATTGCCATCTCGGAACAAGTGACTAGAAGTATAACAAATGTCATGAAGAGGAAGCCAAAAGAGTATTGGTCTGGCCATATAGAATTCCAGATAGAGAGGAACTCATTGAGCACTACATTAAGTGGTAGAATGGCTGCGAAGAGCACAGACAAGAGCTGCTTTATTTTGTGCCAAGGTCGTTCAGGAATCTGTCTTGGGATTTCATTAGTTTTAACAGGATCATCAATTGGTGGTCTTTTGAACCCCAAGTAGCTGCCTAAGAAAACCAATGGCGCCGATATCCCAAACCACAAGAGCAGCAGAGAAAACATTGTCCCAGATGGCATTGCACCTGATGATTTCTCCCCCCACATTAAGACATTTAACATGAAAAGTATTCCGAAAAATGTAGCAGGCAACATAAAGGCTGTCTTGAATGCAATCTTCTTCCAATGCGTGCCTTTAAACATCTTGAACAAGCGCGCCGAGTAGTATCCCCCAAATAAGCCCATGAACATCCACAAAAGAACCATTGCTGTAATCAACCCACCTCTGTTTGAAGGTGAAAGGAAACCAAGCAAACCAAAGATGATTGCGGTGAGCATCATCCCAAAGAGTTGGACACCATTGCCAACACAAACACACAATAAAGTAGCATTGTGGGGTGTCCTGAAAACATCACCATGGACTACTTTCCATCCTAGTAGTTCCTGAGCCTCATCTTGTGTCTCCAACTGATTGTAGATGTTGATATCCTTGTAAAGATTTCTCACCACAACCATGGCTACTACTCCAGAAAGAAGAAGCAGAGTCCACAATGAGTTGATCAAAGATAACAATTGGATTTGATTACCACTGGAGAGGTACGAGTCCCATCGCGATTCCCACTCTACATCACTGGACTGAACAGATGGATGTATGCAAATAAGAAACTGAACAGCATTGAAGAGAATATGAACAAGACTACAGGCTGAGATATTAGGCTACCTCAAACAATACGTCATATGAGAAGACAACTTCTTTATCAGTATCAACCTCTTGTGGTAAGCCACTGATTAAAAGGTCAGAATTGCTTGTGCAGGTGAACAACTCAGTTTTCTCATTTTCCCACTTCTTGTACTCATGATTAACACTGTTTACAATAGAACGAACAAAGAATTTATAGCTACTACTAGAACAGTATAAGAACACTAATGACAAAAAAATGAAGATTTTTAGATTGAAGTTTTAACTAGATTCTGAACCTGTATGGTGTAATCTCAAAACCAACAATGCGGGAAAACTTAGTCACTGGATCCTCATGGTACGTGACGGTGAATCTCAGGTGGTTGTAAATGAAATGTCTTTCCTCGTTACCCTGTGCCAGTGATTTAAACGTTAACAAGAAGTAACAAAACATTTCTTCAAAATCAAATAACATGAGAAGATGAACAAGACCACTTCAGTAGCATAGCCATAGTCCTTCCAGCCAACTGGCACTTCAGTAGCATAGCCATATTCCTTCCAGCCAACTGGGAGTGCATTTACTGCTATCTTTGTTTTATTCCCATGCCACTCACTCACGTCGAATGTAACTGCAGCAGGAAGATCATCAAGAATCCTGCAAAACCATGACATAAAAAAAAAAGGGCAAATTATAATCAGTTAATGCTTTTGAAAAATATCAGCAACACTTTGCAATGCAAATATATGTATATATGTATATGACTATACGTCTATATGTATATACACAAACCAGAAGATGAGAGAAACAATACACTGATACTCACATATTATGATAAACATTCTCGAAACACTCACATATTAACTCCATATCCATCATCAATTTTCTCCTTGAACTTTTTGGCAGAAGTAGCTTCTAGTTTCACACGGCATGCAACTTTGCAGTATTCTGTCTCTCTCATCTTAAGCTGATGCACATAACAGAACAGTTATCGACACGGTTAACACTTAAAAACATGTCACAAGCTTAGAAACCATGCATCTGGTTAGGAAGTGCACACCCACAGTATAGACTGAATTCTTGATGAGGTCACCTCGAAGAACTTCTCCAAGGCTTAAAGCACTGTTGATGATTACTGGGGGCTTGCAGTAACTAAGGGAATAGTAGTCATAGGGAAGCGGTGTCGTGGATGATAGCTTATTAACCTTCACTTCCATAGTATCTCCCTGCAATAACATACACCAATTCCATAACTCATATGATAACAAAACTGCAGTTGTGTACAAAAACATGAGTAGTACACTGATGATTTCCTCTAATTCTCAGAAACACAGAAGGGTTAAGCTTTTGAAACTAAGGAAAGAACCAGAACCATCATGCGGTTACCTTCTTAAAATCCTTAGGTACATCGCCATAGAAAGAGTGAGACCAAGGAAACAGTGAAAGTAGAAGGACAAAGAAGAAGAAGAGGCTGCCCATTCTTTTTTAACTTGAGAAGAACAAGCCTGAATGAATCACACTCGATCTGATAGTCTGTGTAGTATACTATAAATCTGCATCCTTGTTGACTTCGTTGCAGACGTGCCCATGTGTGCTAATGTGACAGGAACATGGGAAAACAAAAATAATGATTATCCAAAACACAGTTCTCACCTAAACACAGTTCAGCCCCCTTGTTGACTTTCTTTTTTTGTAATGGTGGGCCCCCTCGTTCTCTAAGCCCAGCCCACCTCGAACCGCCTAGACATACCCATTGTCCGCCTAGCCCACAGAAACTATTTTTACTGTTCTTTTTCCATTTTTCCACTATATGATTTTCAGTGTACATGGTGGGCCCCATGCCCGCTAGCCCTACCCACGTGGCCACCGCCTAGCCACAGCATTGTCCGCCTAGCCCACATAAATCATTATTATAATTCTTTTTTCTTTTTTACCATATAATCTTTTTAACCCAGATAATTTTCCCGCCATCGCTGTTGTACTCTTGGACGGTAAACCTTAGGATTCCGACGACGGCGGACATATCTAGTGAGAGAGAGAGAGAGAGAGAGAGAGAGAGAGAGAGAGAGAGAGAGAGAGAGAGAGAGAGAGAGAGAGAGAGAGTAGTAGTAGTAGTAGTAGTAGTAGTAGTAGTAGTNNNNNNNNNNNNNNNNNNNNAGAGAGAGAGAGAGATTAATTTTAAGTTCTGTAGTTGGATTTTACGGGGTTTCTCCTTAAATCTGCAACATTTTTTCTCTATAGTACTGAGTTTTGTAAAGTTCTAGTTCTCATTTGCTTCCGAGGATTTTGACTTCAGGCTTTGTTTATCATGATCAGCATGATGACGCATGTTGTGTTTCATGATTGATCAGGAAACCAACTTGTTATTATGTTTTGATCACAAACCAACATGGAAGTTCAGGGAACGCTGCTACATCCAGCGACATGGGTTAAATATAATTTGCCCACAGAATCTCAGTATCTGCAACATGGTATCTGCATCTTTGTTGACTTGTTCTTTATCCAATTCAAAATGTTATGATCCCACATGATATCAAATATATTTGCAGATATCATTTTGCAGTTGAAAATTAGAAATATAGGAAATATCAGATCTGGACTAGAGTTTCGTGCAAGGATAAAGATTCTTGTCGCCTCATAAGTCTTGATCTCTCCAGATAAAACTACCAAGACAACTCCTTACAACATAGTAGCATGAATGTATATGAACTCCTTTTGATCTCATTAAGCCTTGCTAATTACAAATCATACCAGGAAAATCATGCTACCAACAAATGAGTTTCCTAATTAGAATGGGGATAGCTTCCTCACAGTGTAATAGTTGGCAGGAAGAGGCACGGTTTGCCTCTTTCTTGAGTCAATACATTAGTTTTTGATAGTCCCAACTTCTAGATCTGGAACTTGTTTATAGGCTGAACTACATCCACATTGCTGATGGCTATGGTTCAGTCAAACTTCACAGAAGAATAGATCTTCCTAACAAACCAGAAGCATGCACAGAAGCCGATTGTCCCAGTCCAGAGAAAGAATGCAAAGGATACAATTAACATATACCCAAAATAGAGGATGGTAGAAACAAATTTTTCAATCCACAGCCTGAAGAGGGTATGCATTTTTGTTCAAGCTGACAATTGGGTCAATAACACTACAACCGGTTATTGTGTCATTTGATCGAGGTAGAAGGCTCTGAGTATATATGCATAGCTGTGAGTATCTGCATCACCATCTTTGACTTTGAATCTGCGAAGCTTCCTGTACTGTGTGTCCACTGAGACCAAAAAAAAGAAAAGAGAAAAAAAAGGATTAATTTCAGTTTACCCTGAGGTTTAGGGTTAACATCATTTCAGTCCTGATACTTTTAATTTTGAAAGTTTACCCCTAAAGTTTCTAATTTTCATAAATCAAGCCCAATTACTAAAATTCCGTCCGGTTTAGAGGTTAATTGCTATCATAAAATCTTAGAAAAAATGTCATAAAAAACGATTTATGTTGTTATATGACTATGTAATTAACCCTTTTAGTGAGTTATGAAGTCAAGATTAATGTCCAAATTAGACGGAATTTCAGTAATTAAACATAATTAATGAAAATTGAAAACTTTGGAAGGTAAAATTAAAAATATGAGGACTGAAATGATGTTAATATTAAACCACGTGGGGATAAACTGAATTTAATCCAAAAAAGAAATAACGAGGGGAACAGAATCCGGAGAA encodes:
- the LOC101299712 gene encoding receptor-like protein kinase HSL1-like codes for the protein MTIPNPSLYTLLFFIFLIHANSQSLQDKELVVLLKLKSYWLSPPALSHWTSSSNSSSHCSWPEITCTENSVTRLVLYNVNLTLQVPSFICDLNNLTHLDLGDNYLPGDFPLSLYNCSKLEYLDLSQNYFVGTIPDGIDRLPKLQTLILARNNFSGDIPASIGNLKELTTLHIYMNQLNGSVPAEIGNLSNLEFLWLSWLPKMAPWKLPFEFTKFKKMKILRIREANLIGEIPESVGEMEALEELDMSTNNLSEKIPRGVLLLKHLSIIYLFKNRFSGVIPQVVEACNLTIINISENNLTGPIPQGFGNLTKLTDMSLFYNGGISGEIPEGIGLLPNLLIFKMFNMNLSGTIPPELGKHSPLEDFQVSVNRLTGKLPDGLCKNGKLVGVVAYENSLTGGLPSSLENCDSLMTVAVYDNKLSGDIPNGMWNALNLSYVLMSNNSLTGELPEKMSHNLLWVDIADNKFSGQIPRGVSSCKKLQSFDAGNNLLNGTIPQELTTLPRLASLLLHQNRLSGPLPSDIVSWESLNILDLSRNQLSGPIPEELGVLPSLTELDLSENQFSGEIPNQLAILKLNNLNLSSNLLTGEIPTSLENSANERSFLNNTGLCASTSWLNVNICSRSPTSSKISKLSLALILSLCAVLFLLVLFLIVFCVRGYRRKKDGSDANWKLTSFQKLSFTSSEILSGLTEGNVIGKGGSGKVYRVPVNNTGDVVAAKRIWINKEIMEDRLEKEFLAEVEILSSIRHANIVKLMCCISSESSKLLVYEYSDNRSLDRWLHKKNRPSLSNLSSSVHHVVLDWPKRLQIAVGAAKGLCYMHHDCVPPILHRDVKSSNILLDSDFNAKIADFGLAKMLVKKGDLATMSAVAGSFGYMAPEYARSLRVNEKIDVYSFGVVLLELTTGRGPFDVHTSLAEWAWQHAQEGKPIADALDQDVKEPCYMDEMNAVFKLGIMCTETNPSNRPSMREVLHILVKTCPELTRNVISTHSRS
- the LOC101299999 gene encoding transmembrane 9 superfamily member 4-like, whose amino-acid sequence is MGSLFFFFVLLLSLFPWSHSFYGDVPKDFKKGDTMEVKVNKLSSTTPLPYDYYSLSYCKPPVIINSALSLGEVLRGDLIKNSVYTLKMRETEYCKVACRVKLEATSAKKFKEKIDDGYGVNMILDDLPAAVTFDVSEWHGNKTKIAVNALPVGWKEYGYATEVPVGWKDYGYATEVGNEERHFIYNHLRFTVTYHEDPVTKFSRIVGFEITPYSVNHEYKKWENEKTELFTCTSNSDLLISGLPQEVDTDKEVVFSYDVLFESSDVEWESRWDSYLSSGNQIQLLSLINSLWTLLLLSGVVAMVVVRNLYKDINIYNQLETQDEAQELLGWKVVHGDVFRTPHNATLLCVCVGNGVQLFGMMLTAIIFGLLGFLSPSNRGGLITAMVLLWMFMGLFGGYYSARLFKMFKGTHWKKIAFKTAFMLPATFFGILFMLNVLMWGEKSSGAMPSGTMFSLLLLWFGISAPLVFLGSYLGFKRPPIDDPVKTNEIPRQIPERPWHKIKQLLSVLFAAILPLNVVLNEFLSIWNSIWPDQYSFGFLFMTFVILLVTCSEMAILLCYFQLRSEDYNWWWRAYLTIGSSGLYMFAYSTFYFFTPLEIEKFVPVIIYFGYMLMGSFAFFVLTGTIGFCACFWFVRKIYSSVKFD